Below is a genomic region from Triticum dicoccoides isolate Atlit2015 ecotype Zavitan chromosome 5A, WEW_v2.0, whole genome shotgun sequence.
ttgattctttcacataaagacattactaaataactaGCGCCAACATGGAAAGTTCTGATTCGATCAGATTTTTTCCTTGTGTgagagagggtgacgcgaaactaaactggtggggtgggggagggacgAAAAAAACTAGCGAAATAAAACGCTTAAAAGTGGTGGGACAAAAGTAAACCGTGGATACTATTCAACCAACTCAGACATTAAGAATAGAGATTATAGTCTGAGAGGCTTTTGCTTTGACATCTTATCTTCATTTATCTCACATACACATCGCTTCTGACTGTGCGACATTAGTTAACAATCTCAAGGCAGCTAAAACTGAAAGTGCACAAAACTTGAATAGCTCGTGTATGCAGTCCAGTTATTCAAGATATTAAGAAGGTGATGATTGAATTTGAAGAAGCCCACATTCTGCATGAGAATCGTGAACACATTTGGGAGGCACATGATTTATTGAGATTTTCTGTTACCTTAGGTGTGGGGCGCCATTTGTGGNNNNNNNNNNNNNNNNNNNNNNNNNNNNNNNNNNNNNNNNNNNNNNNNNNNNNNNNNNNNNNNNNNNNNNNNNNNNNNNNNNNNNNNNNNNNNNNNNNNNNNNNNNNNNNNNNNNNNNNNNNNNNNNNNNNNNNNNNNNNNNNNNNNNNNNNNNNNNNNNNNNNNNNNNNNNNNNNNNNNNNNNNNNNNNNNNNNNNNNNNNNNNNNNNNNNNNNNNNNNNNNNNNNNNNNNNNNNNNNNNNNNNNNNNNNNNNNNNNNNNNNNNNNNNNNNNNNNNNNNNNNNNNNNNNNNNNNNNNNNNNNNNNNNNNNNNNNNNNNNNNNNNNNNNNNNNNNNNNNNNNNNNNNNNNNNNNNNNNNNNNNNNNNNNNNNNNNNNNNNNNNNNNNNNNNNNNNNNNNNNNNNNNNNNNNNNNNNNNNNNNNNNNNNNNNNNNNNNNNNNNNNNNNNNNNNNNNNNNNNNNNNNNNNNNNNNNNNNNNNNNNNNNNNNNNGTTTAATAAATCCCCAAATTTATGTATATTCCACTTTCTGTTTGGGTCTCGTAACACCCCTTAAAAAAATACTGTGAAAAACTTGCCGAGTCCTCCCATTGTAATCGTGCTTGGCCCGGCACGGCCCGCCGGGGCATGATTACTATACGggtcgtgccgtgccggcccgcgtgctacGCCctcaggcccaggcacggcccagttagtaaacgggccggcacgttggcccgtttagcacggtGGACCGCATATTTCAGTCTATTATTTGACGCACTGAGCGTTTTTAGTCTATTTTTACATATTGGGCCACATATAgatgtataaaaaaataaaaaataaacttaatcgagccgtgccgtgccggcccgcgtgcacAGCCaccaggcccaggcacggcccagggCATACCGCGTGCCAGGCCCGGCCCGTTTAGCCCGTGCCGTGCCGGCGTGCTCACGGGCCGGCCCGAAAAAACTGACCCATTTGGCCAGCTATACCCGGAAACCCTCTCCCCGCTCCTCGGTCAGGTGGAGGAGGAGTTGGCATCTCTTGGACGCGAGCGCCGGGTCAAATCGGGGCCCCGGCCGGCCGGGGCCGACCGGCGACGCCACCCGCGCACGCGGCTGAGACCCAGCCCGGCGTCGCGATCACACGCACGATCATTCTGTCGCTTGCCGATGACCCTGCCACCCCATGCATGCATGGGACGCGTGCTCGCTCGCGTACGTGACAATCTGGCCATTGCTTTGTCCCATTGCCTGTCCCTAAACCCCCCTTGCCATCATCAGGTTCAGGCCCTCCGGTCCTTGAAGAAGCGAGGAGAAGGAAATACTGTCACAATTCCTACTGTCACGCGCGCGGTGACCCAGACACACACATGAGCAATCATGGACAGTGGTTGGtcgtatttattttatatttactcGGAGGACGTAGAATTAGGTGCTGCGATCAAGAGGAGGGAACCGGCAACACTTGCTAGATCTTGGCATACATGCATGATGGCCTCCAGCAAATACAGCCAATTATTTTTGTCGTGCGCCATGTGAGGTgtatcacatcacatcacgccagcTTCCTCTGCTAGCTGTGGAGCGAGTGTAGCGTAGATGGTTTTGTTTAATCTCCGCCTTGTCCCTTGCTCGGCACTGTTGCCCGTGGGACTTTCTATTCCGGAATATTTCCGGTTCCATGCCTGCATAGAATACTTCCTCCGTTTTATAATAtaaaaatgtttttgacactacattaatgttaaaaacgttcttatattatggaatgaagggagtagttCGCACGGTGGTAGCCCACTCGCACACCACGAGCTGATCAACAGCCTGAAATGTTGCCCTAATTTTCAGCGATCCCGGACCTAGTAAGTTTTGCACGAGCAATGAATGACGAAAACACTTTGACCTCGTGAGTGCATGCAAAAGGGCGCCAAGGTTTGTCAACTTGTCACAGCATGCACGCTCATGGCATGACGATCACAAAAGGTGATGGATCGGCGAAAGGCTCGGGCAAAGGTTTGCTCGTTCTTACTGCTCCTAGCCAGGACCGCGTGCATGGATGAAATGACCCCTTGCCGTTCGTTCGTTACAAAAAGGCTTTTGCACAAAGCTGGGACACACCACTGGTTACTGCTTGCCACCATGCCCTGCAACAGCGTTGCCAAGATCGCCAGCATCTGCATCGGTATCTGCAAAAATTCTCCCGTGCTCTTCCGTCCATCCACTCATCAATCATTTCATTTCGCTCGACGGATTCGTAGTATTCCGGAGCTGATCTGGGTTTGGAGGACATGCGAGCAAAAGAAACTACAGTCCCAGCAGCAGATTGTGGGTTGTAAGGCCAATTCCATCGTGCGACCcccaacggacgtccgttttgttcaGATTCTATCCGTTTGGGTAGCGATTTTGGATCGTGTACGGGCGTGTCTTGAGAtgtggtggccgtgcgcccagcgcgcggacgcATCCTTTTGCCCTATCCTATCCGTCAGGACCAAAAATGCTCAAATTTTCATCAAAACTAGTTTCCAacccaaatatttgtctgaaaattaaaatagttttacaacccaattgaaattgtctttaataaaataTTTTTACAACCAAATCAAAATTGTCTTGACTAAACATAAAAtggaccaatacatctattggttgccaatgtgaccccacacgtgctcaaccaagtcattttgaagattcaaatgagtgtgccaatcacgcatctcacggtggaattgagcaaactgttcaaatgtggccgggtcttggtgcaggggctcaatatttttATCTTGAtagtcaaatccttggtcgaagatactctcatcacgctcgtcctcgacgatcatgttgtgcatgatcacacaagcagtcatcacctcccaaagcttcctttcattccatgacagtgcagggtttcgaacgatacccgaccggaattgaagcacaccaaaagcacgtttcacatcctttctaacactctcttgcatttgggcaaatctctttctcttctcaccttggggttttgagattgtcttcacaaaagttgatcACTGAGGACatataccatctgctagatagtatcccttgttgtaatggtggccgttgatctcaaagttgacaggtggggagtggccttctgcaagccttgcgaaaactggagaacgctgcagcatgttgatatcattgtgagaacctgccatgccgaagaaagaatgccatatccaaagatcctgcGATGCCACCGCTTTTAATATGACAGTGCACGCCTTGACATGCCCTTTGTACCGGCCctaccaagcaaatggacagttcttctacTCCCAGTgaatacaatctatgctgccaagcatgcctggaaagtctctagctgcgttggtcgccaacagtctctctgtatcagcggcagttggctgcctcaagtactctgggccaaacacctcgatcacagcctggcaaaacttgtacattgacatcagacatgttgtctcactcatatgcacatactcatccaccagatcgcctggaattccatatgcaagcatgcgcaTGGCtgcggtgcatttctggtaagagaagaatccaagcttgccaagggcatccgtcttgcactcgaagtatgggtcatgagcaaccactccctctcggatacgattgaacacatgcctagccattcgaaaacggcgacgaaatttatccggcttgaagagaggggtgttggcaaagtaatcagcatagagcagggcgtggcctctctccctattgcggttcaggttgggagcacggccagggagtgaccccctgtaccgaggaagctgtcgttgaatgtggtcgtgaacgaccagtgcagccaccacaacatcttcatcatccgacgacgaatcgtccgatgaacaaaggaagtgatggaagaaaaactcgtctccactgtccatacctttgtgggcaaaatGCCGAACACCTTGTCGacgtggtggcgaagaggccgcaatgatcacctcgacgcagcaggggtagttgccggccggctactggccgtTGTGGAGCTCTCGTCGGGAGCTGCCGAGGACGCCGTGCTGCATCGCCGGCGGTCCTGTCCCCTCTGCGGCCGGCAAAGACGTCGATAGGCAAACCTCCGATCGACGGCCAAAACTATGGCCACAACACGGgtgtggtggcggccatgtcgagaagTGGTTTGGTAGGGACGGCCGGaggctgcgcggtgaggaggcggccggagaatagcggcggcgccggcggcggggcggggcgagagagagagagagtggaagCGTTGGGAGCGGAGGGACNNNNNNNNNNNNNNNNNNNNNNNNNNNNNNNNNNNNNNNNNNNNNNNNNNNNNNNNNNNNNNNNNNNNNNNNNNNNNNNNNNNNNNNNNNNNNNNNNNNNNNNNNNNNNNNNNNNNNNNNNNNNNNNNNNNNNNNNNNNNNNNNNNNNNNNNNNNNNNNNNNNNNNNNNNNNNNNNNNNNNNNNNNNNNNNNNNNNNNNNNNNNNNNNNNNNNNNNNNNNNNNNNNNNNNNNNNNNNNNNNNNNNNNNNNNNCGGTCCGTTTCATcccaaaccgagcgcaagtttgggTCGGGGATGAGTCGAAAACGGACGGAATCCGAATATTTGTCTGTTTAAGGCTGTGCGCTGGGCTGCGCTATTCGTCCGCTTTACCTCAAACGGACGGGGACGGACAAGAtaaggtcgcgcggtggagttggcctaaggttGATGATGGGAAGCTCTCACTCGTCGGTGTCCAACTTGACCTGACTGAAGACTAACAGCTCGAGACAGAGGCAGCTTCAGCTGGCCTGAAGCCCTACAGCCATCGAAAACCTCCAAAGGTTGGAAAAAAAACACTCAAGTTACCCTTGACCGTAGCCTTTCTCTCGAACTCCGACGCTCTCAAAAAAGTTGAAGCAAGCTAGCTAGAGAGGCTTTACCGAAAGCCTCCCTCGCCTGCTTTCGCGTCCCGTTGGGCTACTACCGGATTCCCCTAGGGTTCTGTAGCCTGACCAGCCACAACTCACAGCTGTTGTGCTAGGACAAATGTTCATGAAAAACAGAGACAAAACAGTGATTCCGATTTGCCCAAATTTGCCCACAGCCCAGCCAAAAAGTGAGCACACCCCCCCTATGAACTGTTGCCTCGTGTCATCGGTCATGACAAGCTTCCACAGTCTCTTGGGGCGTGGTTGGTACGTTGTATATAGCCCATCATCGTCGGAGTCCATTGTAGGAGTACCTTGCGGGcgaatcgccgaacaccttgcagGCTTGGTGAAAGAAGCCGCATTGTAGGAGTACCTTGCGGGcgaatcgccgaacaccttgcagGCTTGGTGAAAGAAGCCGCATTGTAGGAGTACCTTGCGGGcgaatcgccgaacaccttgcagGCTTGGTGAAAGAAGCCGGATGGTGAAGAGCCTTGCGCCTCTCCAAGACCAGGTAGCAGGCCTGTCCATGTGGAGGCGAACGTGGCGGCGTTCGACGGCGAGGTAGACACGCAAGGCAGTGCTATCAGCGTCAAAGGCGAGGGGGTGCCGTCGACATTGGAGTGCAACGACGGCGGCGAAAATAGTCCAGCAACGCCGGAGTATGAGGCCGTCGAGGGGTGGCATGCTGCTGGAAGAGGTATCTGGGTGCGGGCggccggcctgggagccggcggcGAGGGGGGTTGGCCACTGTGCGGTCTGTCGAGGGAAGAAATAGGGAAATGGCCACTGTGCCACCGACTGACGGGCTAGAGAAAGTACAAGGCGTCACGCCCGTTCACTGCGTGTCGCGGCTGAAGCAAACGCGGCACAAATTTCGACCTGAAATAGGCCGCGCAGACAAAGAGCGAATGTTGGTCCGTTTGGGTTGGTGCATTGGGTCGACATAGTTTGCATCGCTCTAAAAGAACCAAGTTAATGTAGTGACTGTGGCTTTGTTTGTGCCTTTTCGTGTGCTCCCTCCATGCCCCATACCACGCCACGCCGTGGCGCACTGCCAGGTGCCCAGGCCCATCGATCTCCGGCACACGACGCAGGCACGCCCACCACGCACCGGGCAGAGGCAGACTGACTGACACACCCCCACCGGCACGAGCGCTGGTGACCAGTGACACCGAAGCCTCTTTTCCCCAGGCGGGGCGGCTCGCCGGGTACCTGGGCCGGCCGCTGCGTCGTGATCCCTCCCTCTCTCTACACAATAAATGGCGGGTACGCCAGCGCCTCCGGCATTCATGGCCGGATCACGCCTCCCCGTTTATCACCGCCCAGTCAGGCCGTTCAAATATCTCTCCTAGGCACGCAGCAcggcagcagcagcgcgagttCAAAGTTCAAAAACCTGCAGGCAGGCTTCACTGCTCTTGGTCTTCTTGACCTGTCTGACAGAGAAAGATGGCCGGATCATATGGTAGTAATGGTGGCATGGACGTTGGTCTTAACGAAAAGAACAGTCTTTACCTGGTCTCGTGCCGCGAGATTCCCTTCATTCCTCCCGTTGTTAGCGCTTAATCAGCCCGGCTCGCGCCCAGTtgggttaatctaatgccgcttttGGCTTGTCGCGTGATCCAGACAGTCCCCGGATCACTACCATCCTAGAGCTGGTTTACAAATGGAGTAAATTGTCGGTGAGTTATCTACTTGTCTTGTTGAGTACCACACTGTAAAAATCTTGGCGTTTCCAATTCCCGGGAAACTGCTGCGTTAGGAAACTGCTCCGGCGCTACAAGTTTTATGCGAGGTGGTTGGGAGGGCCAGGTGGAGGCATACCGAACACGTGAACGGCGCAGCACTCTACGTGAGCTTCACTCTTTGCCGTGGTCGATCCTGATGGCGATACACCGGAAAAAGAAGAGTATTTTTTGTCTGTCAGTAGAGTGGACGGCAGTCTTGCAGTTGCAGAGAGGGGCTGCTCAAACTGTAGTTTAGGACAAAGcgagtactcctcctcctcctcctgctgctgctggttGAATAATAAAGAGATTAACaaaggggggtggggtggggtgatgGAGGATACGTGCTTTTGAGGCAAGCGGAGCGGCAGAGCTCAAAGAAAACCAAAAACGCCATCCTGCCTccgtctccctcctccctcctgtaATCGGAACCATTTAACTCCGCACCTAATACAGGCGCCAGAATACCAGGGGCACGCCATTATTGCGACCGACCGAGCTCCCCGTCCTCCTGCTCCTTCCACGCGACCCCCGAATGCCTTAGCGGAGAGTGGCTGTGAGGATCGTCGCGATGATGCAGGGGAGCAGGAGGGCCAAGGGCAAGAGGGAGATGGCCCGGGAGGAGCAGCCGCAGCAGCAGCACAGCCCCAAGGGCCAAGCATGGCAAGCGACTGATCCTCGTCGTCTCTTCCGCCGGGCGGTTGCATTTGGCGTTCCGTGATCTTTAATTTTGTTTGTGCTTGTGCTTCGGCAGGTTCTGCACCACGGGGCTGCCCAGCGACGTCGTGATCGAGGTGGGCGACATGACCTTCCATCTCCACAAGGTTAGTTGCTGCTGAATCTTGTCTCTACTCTGCCATGAAATTCCCGCTTTTCCCCATCCCTCGCCCGTAGCAACAGTTCCAGGAGCTCGCATTCTTGTTTGTCTTGCTCTCCGTCGTCCGCTGCCAATCTCGCTCGTATCTGCCGTGCTCTGTCTCGAGCGTCGAATTTCACTGCGGTTCTTGATCTTGAATTGAAATTAAAGTGGCCGGCGGCTGAGGTTTTGTTTGATGCCTTGCTTGCAGTTCCCGCTAATGTCCAAGAGCAAGAAGATCCACGACCTGATTATGAACAAGGAGTCGAGCCTGGCGAGGCATGCCGGGGgaggggaggaggaaggggaggaTGAGGGGGCAGGGGAGATCAGGGAGGAGCAGGTGGTGCTGGAGGCGGACGAAGAGGCCGACGCGCACCGCATCCGCCTCCCGGACTTCCCCGGCGGCGCCGACGCGTTCGAGCTGGCCGCCAAGTTCTGCTACGGCGTCAAGCTCGACCTCACGCCGGCCACCGCCGCGCCGCTGCGCTGCGCCGCCGAGCGCCTCGGCATGTCCGACGACCACGCCGAGGACAACCTCGTTTCCCGCGCAGACCGCTTCATGTCGCACACCGTGCTCCGGAACCCCAGGGACGCCATCCGCGCGCTCAAGTCCTGCGAGGACCTCCTCCCCCTCGCCGACGACCTCGGCCTCGTGTCCCGCTGCGTCGACGCCATTGCGGCCAAGGCCGCCGCGTCCACGCCCACCGCGCTCTTCGGCTGGCCCATCAATGACGCGGGAGCCGGCGACCGGCCCCGTCACAAGAAAAATGCCGGCGCCGGGGCCACGTCCAcgctgttcgacgacctcgccggcttGTCCTTGGCCACGTTCACCCGTGTCATTGCAGCCATGAGGGAGCGGGGCGTCGGCCCTGAGGTCCTCGAAGGGGCTCTCATCGCCTACGCCAAGCGATCCATCCCTGGGCTGTCACGCTCCGACCGGCACACTGGCGGTGGCGGCGCCGCCGCGGCTGCCGCCCCGCGGTCGGCGGATGGCGACCAGAAGGCGCTTCTCGAGACCGTCATTGTCAACCTCCCCGAGGAGACCATCAAGAGCAGTGCCCACACCGGCACGGCAGTGGGCGCCACCACCGCGCGCGTCCTGTTCGGCCTCCTGCGCACGGCAAACATTCTCCAGGCATCAGAGGCTTCCCGTGACATGCTGGAGCGGCGCGTGGCCTCCAGGCTACCCGACGCGTCCGTCGACGACCTGCTCATCCCGAGCTACTCGTACCTCGTGGAGACGCTCTACGACGTGGACTGCGTGGAGCGCATCGTGCGGCACTTCCTCGAGGGCCGAGGCggcggcgtcgaggaggtcgacGAGGAGGGCAGCGAGGCGGAGACGCCGGGCAGAGAGGCCAGCCGACGGGCCATGCTGGCCGTGGGCAGGCTGATGGACGCCTACCTGGGGGAGATCGCCACGGACGCCAACCTGAAGACGGACAAGTTCTGCGACCTCGCCTGGGCATTGCCGGACGGCGCCCGCGTCTACGACGATGGCCTTTACCGTGCCGTCGACATCTACATCAAGGTTTCTGCCGAACACATTCTGAATGCCATCTTGATCGATGCTTGCGGCTCAATGCCGGTGCtcagaagccgccgccgccgttctttGTGCAGGCACATCCAGCGctgagggaggaggagaaggagaaggtgaGCGGCGTGGTGGACGGGCGCAAGCTGACGCTGGAAGCGTGCACGCACGCGGCGCAGAACGAGCGGCTGCCCCTGCGGACGGTGGTGCAGGTGCTTTTCTTCGAGCAGCTCCAGCTGCGTCGGGCCATCGCCCGGACGATCGTGGCGAATGAAGGCGGTGCGGCAGGCCAAGGAGAGGAAGAAGGCGAGAGCGACGGCGGACGGACGTGGCGAGTGGCGACGAGGGGGAACCAAATGCTCAGGCTGGACATGGACAGCATGCGGAACCGGGTGCAGGAGCTGGAGCGCCAGTGCACCACCATGAGGAAAGCCATCCAGAAGATAGACCGCCGAGGCGGCGCTGCTGGGGATAGAGGAGCGGCGGCGGCACCGGCCGCGGAGGGCAGGTGGGGCTCAATGGTGACCAAGAGGTTCGGATGCAAGTTCCCGGCGCAGGTCTGCCAGTCACAGCCGCGGTCCGTGGTGGCGCGGCCTCGCCGGGCACGGATTGAGCAGAGCCCCTGATACCTCCTCCCTCCCCACTGCACATGATAGCTTTCATCAGCTTCCCTGTTTTGTTCTCTTGATTCTTTGCTTCGATTTGTGAAAATACGAGGGGTTGTCCTAGGAGGAATTGTGAGCTTCATCATGTTTGATCAATCAGATTTCGTTGTAGCAGTGCACAATCTTTCGATCAGTGTCGTCTTGCTGGGTAATGCATCATGTCACATGTTGGCTAAACAAATTGCTTCATTGTTCTCTCCACTTACACAAGGCCAAAAGCCTGCCAAAATTTACAGGCTTGGTAGAGACACTGAATTACCCAGTAA
It encodes:
- the LOC119303279 gene encoding BTB/POZ domain-containing protein At5g66560-like translates to MMQGSRRAKGKREMAREEQPQQQHSPKGQAWFCTTGLPSDVVIEVGDMTFHLHKFPLMSKSKKIHDLIMNKESSLARHAGGGEEEGEDEGAGEIREEQVVLEADEEADAHRIRLPDFPGGADAFELAAKFCYGVKLDLTPATAAPLRCAAERLGMSDDHAEDNLVSRADRFMSHTVLRNPRDAIRALKSCEDLLPLADDLGLVSRCVDAIAAKAAASTPTALFGWPINDAGAGDRPRHKKNAGAGATSTLFDDLAGLSLATFTRVIAAMRERGVGPEVLEGALIAYAKRSIPGLSRSDRHTGGGGAAAAAAPRSADGDQKALLETVIVNLPEETIKSSAHTGTAVGATTARVLFGLLRTANILQASEASRDMLERRVASRLPDASVDDLLIPSYSYLVETLYDVDCVERIVRHFLEGRGGGVEEVDEEGSEAETPGREASRRAMLAVGRLMDAYLGEIATDANLKTDKFCDLAWALPDGARVYDDGLYRAVDIYIKAHPALREEEKEKVSGVVDGRKLTLEACTHAAQNERLPLRTVVQVLFFEQLQLRRAIARTIVANEGGAAGQGEEEGESDGGRTWRVATRGNQMLRLDMDSMRNRVQELERQCTTMRKAIQKIDRRGGAAGDRGAAAAPAAEGRWGSMVTKRFGCKFPAQVCQSQPRSVVARPRRARIEQSP